A stretch of Brachyspira suanatina DNA encodes these proteins:
- a CDS encoding efflux RND transporter permease subunit — protein MRNFIELVVKRPVAVFMCMIAVLILGFVSLSKLAVDFLPDMELPYITVSTEYENAGPEEVEKSVTRIVENAVATVSDINTITSTSEEGKSSVFIEFNWGTDLAVATADVREAIDGIKNSLPDDADSPTVLKFSTDMTPIMEIAFFGTDNLGALYTLIDNQILNKIEQASGVARAEIRGGLKSEMKVDLVLNRLHAYGIDINSIVSLLSSENQNLSGGDTYEGVYKYTLRTMGEFTTPEDIENTVVALKTNDTPIKLKDIGRVYQGYSDDSEIVKINGMPAISVSVNKESGGNSVNVSKAVKKQLANLNLPEGVEYEILFNSADNVNEAINGVLDTAWQGGLFAVIILMLYLWNVKTVSIIAVSIPISIIITFTLMYFMGITLNIISLSGLVLGIGMMVDNSIVVLENIFYYRNNGYGKYSSAINGTSTVALAISASTLTTIAVFLPFLFVEGQTGQLFRDLCITVTVSMIGSLFVALTIVPMLGARLVTNKKTKFLIPIENFVNDKFHSKINNLYSNLLSYSIKNKKKVFISSLSVVFVIIILGLIFIGKEGFPTSDEGQFKIEVKMPVGTKSEQTQAFITRMEGDIQDAIGEDFDRMQSRVKSGSEENSAEIRVQLRDKSEGRKLSVDEYIEITRNRLVSYPAQINISAVTTSAIGGGGRNGGTGGQEIEIELVGDDLDKSTEIANNIIKSISDIEGIREPRLTRDDSNPELKIYVNREIAAKMGINVNTIANIIKTSFAGTTATTMTPLNSDVTDIDVNVQLGEPDRLKIDDISRLMIPTTAGIVPISSVATIEKSYGPTEIERKDSTRITTIKASAYNRALSEIMQDVQENISKEVFLPSGFTINYAGDFEDMKEAFLQLIQAFILALVLVYAIMASQFESFIAPFVIALAIPFGFAGSLLALFIGRQTLSVYSGIGFIVLIGIVVNNGIVLIDYMNQLMHEKNLNGDESALESGPRRLRPVLMTTLTTILGLLPMALSGGSGNEMYQPLSIAILGGLLVSTAFTLIIVPTVYAAIRNKIPLKDYEKKDIESKNDFSDYDAINVTGK, from the coding sequence ATGAGAAATTTTATAGAATTAGTAGTAAAAAGACCCGTAGCGGTTTTTATGTGTATGATAGCAGTATTGATATTAGGGTTTGTAAGTTTAAGTAAATTAGCAGTTGATTTTTTACCGGATATGGAGCTTCCCTATATAACAGTAAGTACAGAGTATGAGAATGCTGGTCCTGAAGAAGTAGAAAAATCAGTTACAAGAATAGTTGAAAATGCAGTTGCCACTGTAAGCGATATTAATACAATCACTTCTACTTCGGAAGAAGGTAAATCAAGCGTATTTATAGAATTTAACTGGGGTACTGATTTAGCAGTTGCTACAGCAGATGTAAGAGAAGCTATAGACGGAATAAAAAATTCGCTTCCGGATGATGCAGACAGCCCTACAGTACTTAAATTTTCTACAGATATGACTCCTATAATGGAAATAGCTTTTTTCGGTACAGATAATTTAGGAGCATTATATACATTAATAGATAATCAGATATTAAATAAAATAGAGCAGGCTTCAGGAGTAGCAAGAGCTGAAATAAGAGGCGGACTTAAAAGTGAGATGAAAGTCGATTTAGTTTTAAATAGACTTCATGCTTATGGAATAGATATTAACAGTATAGTTTCTCTTTTATCATCAGAAAATCAGAATCTATCAGGCGGTGATACTTATGAAGGAGTTTATAAGTATACTCTAAGAACTATGGGAGAGTTTACAACTCCTGAAGATATTGAAAATACTGTTGTGGCTTTAAAAACAAATGATACTCCTATAAAATTAAAGGATATAGGAAGAGTTTATCAAGGATACAGTGATGACTCTGAGATAGTAAAAATCAATGGAATGCCTGCAATATCAGTATCAGTTAATAAAGAATCAGGCGGAAATTCTGTTAATGTATCAAAGGCTGTAAAAAAGCAATTAGCTAATCTTAATCTTCCTGAAGGCGTAGAGTATGAAATATTATTTAATAGTGCTGATAATGTAAATGAGGCTATAAACGGAGTATTAGATACAGCTTGGCAGGGAGGATTATTTGCCGTTATTATATTAATGCTTTACTTATGGAATGTAAAAACAGTTTCTATAATAGCAGTTTCAATTCCTATATCTATTATAATTACATTTACATTGATGTATTTTATGGGAATAACTTTGAATATTATATCATTATCAGGACTTGTTTTAGGTATTGGTATGATGGTTGATAACTCCATTGTAGTTTTGGAAAATATATTCTATTATCGAAATAATGGATATGGTAAATATTCATCAGCTATAAATGGTACTTCTACAGTAGCTCTTGCAATATCTGCTTCTACTCTTACAACTATAGCGGTATTCTTACCTTTCCTTTTCGTTGAAGGACAAACAGGACAATTATTCAGAGATTTATGTATTACAGTTACAGTTTCAATGATAGGTTCTTTATTCGTTGCTCTTACAATAGTTCCTATGCTTGGTGCTAGACTTGTAACAAATAAGAAAACTAAATTTTTAATACCTATAGAAAATTTTGTTAATGATAAATTCCATAGCAAAATTAATAACTTATATTCTAATTTATTAAGCTATTCTATAAAAAATAAAAAGAAAGTATTTATCTCTTCATTATCAGTAGTATTTGTAATAATAATATTAGGTTTAATTTTTATAGGTAAAGAAGGATTTCCTACTTCAGATGAAGGACAATTTAAGATAGAAGTAAAAATGCCTGTAGGGACTAAATCAGAACAAACACAGGCTTTCATTACAAGAATGGAAGGCGATATACAAGATGCTATAGGAGAGGATTTTGACAGAATGCAGTCTAGAGTAAAATCAGGTTCTGAAGAAAATTCTGCGGAAATAAGAGTGCAGCTTAGAGATAAAAGTGAAGGAAGAAAATTGTCTGTTGATGAATATATAGAGATAACAAGAAATAGATTAGTATCATATCCGGCACAGATTAATATATCTGCTGTAACAACTTCAGCTATAGGAGGAGGCGGAAGAAACGGAGGAACAGGAGGACAGGAAATAGAAATAGAACTTGTAGGAGATGATTTAGATAAGTCTACAGAAATAGCAAATAATATAATAAAATCAATATCGGATATAGAAGGAATAAGAGAGCCTAGACTTACAAGAGATGATTCAAATCCTGAACTTAAAATATATGTTAATAGAGAAATAGCAGCCAAAATGGGTATTAATGTAAACACAATAGCAAATATTATTAAAACAAGTTTTGCAGGTACAACAGCTACAACTATGACACCTCTCAATTCTGATGTTACAGATATAGATGTTAATGTTCAGCTTGGAGAGCCTGACAGATTAAAAATAGATGATATATCAAGACTTATGATACCTACAACAGCAGGAATAGTACCTATATCATCAGTAGCAACTATAGAAAAAAGCTATGGCCCTACGGAGATAGAAAGAAAAGACAGTACAAGAATTACAACTATAAAAGCATCAGCATATAATAGAGCATTAAGCGAAATAATGCAGGATGTTCAGGAAAATATTTCAAAAGAAGTATTTCTTCCTTCAGGATTTACTATTAATTATGCCGGAGATTTTGAGGATATGAAAGAAGCATTTTTACAACTTATTCAGGCCTTTATATTAGCATTGGTTTTAGTTTATGCTATAATGGCTAGTCAGTTTGAATCTTTTATTGCTCCTTTCGTTATAGCATTAGCAATACCATTTGGTTTCGCTGGTTCTTTATTAGCATTATTTATAGGAAGACAAACTTTAAGCGTATACAGCGGAATAGGATTTATTGTTTTGATTGGTATTGTAGTAAATAATGGTATTGTACTTATAGATTATATGAATCAGCTTATGCATGAAAAAAATCTCAATGGAGATGAATCGGCATTGGAGTCAGGACCTAGAAGATTAAGACCGGTACTTATGACAACGCTTACAACTATATTAGGACTTTTACCTATGGCATTATCAGGAGGAAGCGGAAACGAAATGTATCAGCCTTTATCTATTGCTATACTAGGCGGGCTTTTAGTTTCAACAGCATTTACTCTTATAATAGTACCTACTGTTTATGCTGCTATAAGAAATAAAATACCTCTAAAAGATTATGAGAAAAAAGATATTGAAAGTAAAAATGATTTCTCTGATTATGATGCTATAAATGTTACAGGTAAGTGA
- the purN gene encoding phosphoribosylglycinamide formyltransferase: protein MLRVAVLISGGGSNLKSLIDSQDNDYYKIDIVIADRDCGGLNIAENAGIKAVLLDRKVYKKDLFKKIDEEISNIDLVVLAGFLSIVDSAFIRKWEGKIINIHPSLLPKYGGKGMYGIHVHEAVIVNKEKESGCTVHYVTDTIDGGDIIMQTKVEVKEDDTAEILQKRVLVEEHKLLPATVKKLSKM from the coding sequence ATGCTTAGAGTAGCCGTTTTAATTTCCGGAGGCGGAAGTAATTTAAAATCTTTGATAGATTCACAAGATAATGATTATTATAAAATAGATATAGTTATTGCAGATAGGGATTGCGGCGGACTTAATATTGCTGAAAATGCTGGAATAAAGGCCGTATTATTAGATAGAAAAGTATATAAAAAAGATTTATTCAAAAAAATAGATGAAGAGATTTCTAATATAGATTTGGTTGTATTGGCAGGATTTTTATCAATAGTAGACAGTGCCTTTATAAGAAAATGGGAAGGAAAAATTATTAATATTCATCCATCTCTTCTTCCTAAATATGGTGGAAAGGGAATGTATGGTATTCATGTTCATGAGGCTGTAATTGTAAACAAGGAAAAAGAATCAGGCTGTACTGTTCATTATGTTACTGATACTATAGACGGCGGAGACATTATAATGCAGACTAAAGTTGAAGTAAAAGAAGATGATACTGCAGAAATTTTACAAAAACGTGTATTAGTAGAAGAACATAAATTACTTCCTGCTACTGTGAAAAAACTTTCTAAAATGTGA
- a CDS encoding RNA polymerase sigma factor codes for MSSAMAYEDNIDAFKTGNEEAYKELIEMYKKPLFNLVYSIISNKDEAEEIVQDVFVSFYIKRESFEGRSKIYTWLYRVSFNRAVDHIRKKEREKKYRLKEYRNSEVQESGNDDSIHRIILAEALEKLEDDFRIPLMMAEYENYSYNEISEKLDLPVNTVRTRIFRARKKLLSIMKKMGVSL; via the coding sequence ATGAGCAGCGCTATGGCTTATGAAGATAATATAGATGCATTCAAAACAGGTAATGAGGAAGCTTACAAAGAGCTTATAGAAATGTATAAAAAACCATTATTCAATTTGGTTTATTCTATCATTTCTAATAAAGATGAAGCTGAAGAGATTGTGCAGGACGTTTTTGTAAGTTTTTACATAAAACGTGAAAGTTTTGAAGGAAGAAGTAAAATATACACTTGGCTTTATAGGGTTTCTTTTAACAGGGCTGTTGATCATATAAGAAAAAAAGAGCGAGAAAAAAAATACCGCTTAAAAGAATATAGAAATTCTGAAGTACAGGAATCTGGAAATGATGACAGCATACATAGAATTATATTAGCCGAGGCTTTGGAAAAATTGGAAGATGATTTCAGAATTCCGCTTATGATGGCTGAATATGAAAATTATTCTTACAATGAAATATCCGAAAAATTGGATCTGCCGGTTAATACTGTTAGAACTAGGATATTCAGAGCTAGAAAAAAACTTCTATCTATTATGAAAAAAATGGGGGTGAGCTTATGA
- a CDS encoding Spy/CpxP family protein refolding chaperone has product MNKIFYTVSLILLLSLSIFAQPGPKGPGPHGPGHGRNRRGGEFDKRLGHDPLQFFRKIGITLTDEQAERMYDIAIKFITEEEPIRLEIERIENSIRLELMKDNTDRNAIKELIKQKKEQEALRDYLRIVRDLDIIAVLTPEQKAQLNSCMMR; this is encoded by the coding sequence ATGAATAAAATATTTTATACTGTATCTTTAATATTATTATTATCTTTGTCAATTTTTGCACAACCGGGTCCTAAAGGTCCCGGTCCTCATGGGCCTGGACATGGAAGAAACAGAAGAGGGGGCGAATTTGATAAAAGATTAGGACATGATCCTTTACAGTTTTTTAGAAAAATTGGTATAACTCTAACTGATGAACAGGCTGAAAGAATGTATGATATAGCCATCAAATTTATTACAGAAGAAGAACCTATCAGATTAGAAATAGAAAGAATAGAGAACAGTATAAGATTGGAGTTAATGAAAGACAATACTGATAGAAATGCTATTAAAGAGCTGATAAAACAGAAAAAAGAACAAGAGGCTTTAAGAGATTATTTAAGGATAGTGAGAGATTTGGATATTATAGCTGTTCTTACTCCAGAGCAAAAAGCTCAGCTAAACAGTTGCATGATGAGATAG
- a CDS encoding zf-HC2 domain-containing protein, translated as MKNNHEYYEMLISRHKDNDLDANEIFEMEKHLASCKSCQKFRDEINSMSSILLGMSNIKINKKPASIFNKKRVIASISSIAAALLIFGAVSTIYNNNNIPGNSNDAAKLMVADLNDSIIRTSIDDYNTEEDYAPLSSYFSYGDLDPEAAEASSDENYNNAEISIMSAYIYYMGK; from the coding sequence ATGAAAAATAATCATGAATATTATGAAATGCTTATCAGCAGACATAAGGACAATGATTTAGATGCTAATGAAATATTTGAAATGGAAAAACATTTAGCTTCTTGTAAATCTTGTCAGAAATTCAGAGATGAAATCAATTCTATGTCATCTATACTTTTAGGTATGTCAAATATCAAAATAAATAAGAAGCCTGCAAGCATTTTCAATAAAAAGAGAGTTATAGCATCTATAAGTTCAATAGCTGCTGCTTTACTCATATTTGGTGCTGTAAGTACAATATACAACAATAATAATATTCCAGGCAATTCAAATGATGCTGCTAAATTAATGGTTGCTGATTTGAATGATTCTATAATAAGAACTAGCATAGATGATTATAATACTGAAGAGGATTATGCTCCTTTATCAAGCTATTTTAGTTATGGGGATCTTGACCCTGAAGCAGCAGAAGCATCATCAGATGAAAATTATAATAATGCCGAGATATCTATAATGTCTGCATATATTTATTATATGGGTAAATAA
- the purM gene encoding phosphoribosylformylglycinamidine cyclo-ligase → MGISYKDSGVSREEGYKAVSLMKEVVAKTMHTNVLNNIGSFGALYELGKYNNPVLVSGTDGVGTKLEIAFSMKKYDTVGIDAVAMCVNDVLCHGAKPIFFLDYLACGRLNGETAALIVKGIADGCYEAGAALIGGETAEMPGFYKDGDYDIAGFCVGVVEKDKIIDGSKVSEGDAIIGIASSGFHSNGYSLIRKLVRDYNAVYEGEKIGETLLTPTKIYVKKVLPLLEKYNIKGMAHITGGGLIENVPRSVAKGYKAVIKKDSFVTPNIFNYIQYLGNIKEEEMYNTFNMGIGFVIIASKEDKDSIINDLKEKNESAYEIGYIAKNDNEDKSDICLE, encoded by the coding sequence ATGGGCATTTCTTATAAAGACAGCGGAGTCAGCAGAGAAGAAGGTTATAAAGCTGTATCTCTGATGAAAGAAGTTGTGGCTAAAACTATGCATACAAATGTACTTAATAATATAGGAAGTTTCGGTGCTTTGTATGAGCTTGGTAAGTATAATAATCCAGTACTTGTATCCGGAACTGACGGAGTAGGTACAAAGTTAGAAATAGCATTTTCTATGAAGAAGTATGATACTGTCGGAATAGATGCTGTTGCTATGTGTGTTAATGATGTGCTTTGTCATGGTGCTAAGCCTATTTTCTTTTTGGATTATCTTGCATGCGGAAGATTAAATGGAGAGACTGCTGCTTTAATAGTTAAAGGTATTGCTGACGGATGTTATGAGGCTGGTGCTGCTTTAATAGGCGGAGAAACTGCCGAAATGCCTGGTTTTTATAAAGATGGAGATTATGATATAGCTGGTTTTTGTGTGGGAGTTGTAGAGAAGGATAAAATTATTGACGGCTCTAAAGTTAGTGAAGGAGATGCTATTATAGGTATTGCTTCATCTGGTTTTCACAGTAATGGATATTCACTTATAAGAAAACTTGTGAGGGATTATAATGCTGTATATGAGGGTGAAAAAATAGGAGAAACTCTTTTAACACCTACTAAAATATATGTAAAAAAAGTACTTCCTTTATTAGAAAAATATAATATTAAAGGTATGGCTCATATCACAGGAGGCGGTTTAATAGAAAATGTTCCTCGTTCTGTTGCTAAAGGATATAAGGCTGTAATTAAAAAGGATAGTTTTGTTACCCCTAATATATTTAATTATATTCAGTATCTTGGTAATATAAAAGAAGAAGAAATGTATAATACTTTCAATATGGGTATCGGATTTGTAATAATAGCTTCTAAAGAGGATAAAGATAGTATCATAAATGATTTGAAAGAGAAAAATGAATCCGCTTATGAAATAGGGTATATTGCTAAAAATGATAATGAGGATAAGAGTGATATATGCTTAGAGTAG